The window ggctctgtagttgtggcacgcgggctctctagttgaggcatgcgagctcagtagttgtggtgcggaggattagttgccccgtggcatgtgggatcccagttccccgaccagggatcgaacccgagtcccctgcattggaaggcggattccttaccgctggaccaccagggaagtcccgcccctTCCTCTTTTGGGGGTTACACAAGGTTGGACCTAAAATTGATGGGCATATAAATCAGGGAATTGGATCATGTGTAAGGTTGCCTTTTTTTGCCTGAATTTTTGGTACACCAAACTTCTCCTCgacagtgaaaaaaattaatagtcaGTCTCATAAAGATATGGAAATTGTTatttgagccaacctgaggattattACAGGGGAGACAGTCTTGCAGAAAGCTCTGAAGATTGTTCCACCTATCAGAAGGCAAAGCACAGTTATATAGatttttgagacaaagggttaTACATCAAAGTACTGTATTAACAGTTTACATAGTCCAACGAGGCAAGTAGTGGGTTATTGTGACCTCTTACAGGATTGAGAAAGGAATATTAACTTCTAAGGAGTTACCCTGCTGGTGCCAGGAGGAAATtgggtgaggtttttttttttttggcgagtAGGCATTCCTGTGTCTTCTAAGAGGATATAGTTAATGTATAtgtaatgcagatgcacaatgcACACTAAAAGGGAGACGGTAGTGGTTCAAAGGGACAgagtccctctcctcctcttttccTATCCTCCAGTTACTGTGGGGAAAATGTCCCTCCCTCATCAAGAGCCAATTCCTCCACTTCCTCTATTATCTTTCCCCTCGACATCAATTTCCTCCTCTTTCAGAATCCTCCTCCATTAGCATGCAAACATGCTCCAGTATCAATAACTTTTCCCGCTACTGCCAAATTCTCTTTTCCCCTTCATGACCAAACTTCTTTCAAACTTGAGTTTTCTGTGTAGCCTGTCTCCAATTCCTTATTCACACTCCTGCACCAATCAACCAAGTTTTGCCTTTCTGCCCCAACAGCTCCCAATGAAACTGTTCTTGATTAGGTCAACATTTATCTCAATGTTGCCAATTCTACTGGCCATTTCCCTGTTCTCATTGTACTCCTTAGCAGCAGACCTGCTTCTTGGAATACTCTCCTTGCTTGGCTAGTGAGACACCATGTTCTCATGGGATCCCTCTCACCTCACTGTTCTCTCCTTTTTGGTCTCTTTTGCTTCTTCAAATCTGTTGACCCTCAAATTATTGGGGGTTTTAACCAGGagaatgacatgatctgacttttatttttaaaggatcactctggctgctctcTGGAGAACAGACTGGGCAGGCAATGGTGGAAACAGGAAGATCAGTGAGGAGGCTATTGAAATAATCAGGCACCAGGTGATGGCAGCTTGAGCCAGGTTGTCTTAGAGGAGGTGGTGAGAAGACTTAAGAGTCTAGATTTACTTTGAAGATGGAACTCTCAGGACATGTTGATGGATTAGGTGAGATTTTTGAGAGAGAGAAGTCAAAGACAATATCAAGATTTTTTACCTAAGAAACTAGAAGGTGGAGtttccatttactgagatggaaaGGACTACAGAAGGAACAGGATAAGGGAGGAAAATTAGACGTTTGGTTTTGGAAATGTCGAATTTGAGAAGTCttttagacatccaagtggatGTCGTGAGAAGCTATCCTTTTATTCCCTTGATACACCACACAGGCATAATAGAAACTGTTGCCTCTCCCTCAACAACTTAAGTGTTCGGTGAGCGCATCCTTTTCTGTACTTTTTACCAGGTGACTCTCATCAGGATATAATCACACTGGTTTCCAGGTGGGGGGGAGGTTATAGAGTGGGGTCACAGTTAAAAAGCCCTCTAGTTTCCATGAGAGTGATTGGTTTGTTCctaacttattttaaaacttctgatGACAAACTCCCCTTTATTTTGTcaattataaataaaagtttctggatttttagttatttaataaCTCCAAGCTTCACATTTTAGGTTGATGGAAACCTCCCCCCAGAACTATCTTGGTCAAGAGTGAAGTAGTGAATTACGTTCAGTCAGAAAGAAGATTCTATTTTATTCCTAAATAATCTCTTTGTCCCTAAAATCATAAAGGGCTTCCATTCATTCCGATGGCTTTTCttccctatttaaaaaaagaatccctttCATTAATCTTTTGGTCTTTTCCAAGATGCTGCTAATAATCTCCCTTTGCCTATGTGATTTTTTACACTGAATACCTGTggtttttctctgttctctttctctgtAATCTTCCTTCCCTGTTTTAGGTAACTGTgctgggtttgtttgtttaagcaGTTAGTATTTCTTATCCACAGAACATGCATTTCCTGGATTTCCAATTAAGTGTGGTGGAAGGATCCCTGCCCTGGACTCAAGAGACCCACAAGGTCTCAGCCCTGCCACTAAAAAGGTATGAGATTGTGGATTAGACACTTACTGTGGCTTTGGTTTCCTTCCCTGTAATATTAGAGATTGGAAATTTAAAACTctaaaattctaaaaagaattaaaaggagtGTCCAGCCCTCCTTTAGGActgagttttatattttatttttatattactactttttaaaatttcgaAGTTTCCTTGTAATCACGTACATTTTTATATAGATGCATGAAGATAATCACACATGAGGGGCTTTTTGGTGTACTTTCCCCCCTTTATTTGCTTCTTTCTCCCACTCTCTTCCCCTCCTACCTCTgtgtcatatatgtatatatgattaaGATAATATGTATAGATATGCATTTTCTTctatagaaaaatgggcagaggctaGTATTTGCACAATTCATTTTCTCCCATTACTCTTATTTTCTATCTGTTGAAACTTGGTTCTGTTTTCTCTGAGATTTCTTTAATACTACTatgagattttttgttttgttttgttttgggttttgttttggctgtgctgcccagcttgcgggatcttaattccccgaccagggattgaaccccggggccctggcagtgaaagtgccgagtcctaaccacaggactgccagggaattcctgagatctttttattttagcaatcacttttttttaaacttcctagAATTTGTTTTTCAGATGCTTCCTTTTTCATAACATTATGTTCTTGTTTTATAATAAGTGTTCTCcaatttttctgaatatttttattagagatttttaaatatagCTTTTATTTCCTGAATTGGCTATGGTTTGTCTGACGTACTTTTTTTCTTGCTTGTCTTGGTCTTTCTCTTTCATGTAAAAGTGTTTTCCAAATGTTTGATAATCTTGCCTGTCCATATTTGAGACTGCAACAGTAGACAAGTCAATTAGGATCTTTGTGTCCATGGGTGGGTCTTGTATGACAGTTTACTCCAAGGTGACTGACTGCTTAGGAGTCATGCTAGAATGAGGAGGGCTTTTATCTCAGACAACATCCATATTCTAGTTATCCCCAGATGCtttgttcatttccttttttcccttacaAGGTAAATACCTCGCTGCCAGACATACTTCCTGCTTCTGGTGTTGGTAGTGGTAGGGATGGAGTGGGGCTGGACTATTCACTGTAACAGACTTTCAGTTAACGCCCTGGTTTCCAGCCTCCATCCTGCCTGGCTCCCCAGGTTGAGCTTCTTCTGAGCAAATCAATAGTCCCCTCAGCTCAGTCCTCTGATCCTCTTCATTAGATACCATTCTTTAATAACTTTCTGAAATCTCTTGAAATTTCTCATCTCGTGATGGTCTCCTCGGAATTCTGTTCTTTGTGGTGGATTTACAGCCTTTGAAGAAAAATCCCTTTACTATAATTTCAATGGGATACTGAGAGGCAGAAGACACAAACATAAGAGTGTGCTTAATTCCTATCTTGAATCAAGACAGTAACTGGACTTTTGTGAATAGGGTCATTTTTCTTACTCATAGTAGTTACCTAGCTGATTCTCTTGGATGTTCCAGGTACACAGTAATATGATGTATTCTATAATGTTAAATAATGGCTCAGCAGAGACCTTGTCTTCTTGACttaaatggatttcttttttaaaccattCTGTCCCTTTAATATGATCTTCATTGTTGCACCAATCAGAGTTCTTATTCCTTTGTAGGTGacaggatacatttttttttccttcttttttttggaaGTTCAGGGATTTCACCAGGATATCTCAgcagtgatattttttttttttaggaattttgggcaggaaaggaagagaagtttTAGGAACCTGTGCTTATAATACCTTCTTTCCCAGAAATACCTCTACTTGTTAAACACCACTCTGgtatctttttcatttgtagTGTGGGCAGCCTAGGGTACTGGGGTTTAGTTGGGTCGTGCCCTTTTTCTCAACTTCCTCCAAAACCCTTCCACTTTCTAACAAAATTCAAACACTCTGGATCTTTTACTATCTCTGAGATCCTCCAATTATAACAGGAAATATGTGAGAACACCGAACTAGAGGCCCTGGCCTTCAGTCTCCCTCAAAGCCTCTACATGACTCactgccacctcctcctcctccccttcccccaccacagACCCacttctcctccagctcctcctcgtcctcctgcTCCCTCACCACGGGCCCTCATCTGCAGCAGGGGCCGCTGCCCCTTCTTGCCTCATGCATTGTGAAGTCAGCTGCCTCGTGAACGCAGCAGACATAACCATGTGTGTCTAGTGATTTAACCATCTGCCTAAATCATATCACCTCTTAATATCATCAGTCACCTCTGTTAGTGTCCTATCACATGAGAAAAAGGGGTGCTCTAAAACCAATTAAAGATTTATTCTGACTTAAAGTTCTGTTTTGTCACCTAAAACTGAGGGCGTTCATCCCCTGATATTGTCTTAGACTAAGGGCTACTTGGCTGGAGCCAGGACTATTCTTCAGTAATATTTTCCAGAATGAGTCCTGTATAACTCTATTGATGTCCACAAGATCATagtggttttttttgggggggggtggaaaagacagaaaggaaTCCCAAGGTCAAAAAAGGTCAAGTATATTCAGAATATACCATTATGTCTTCCTCTTGAGAGTCatagactctgtgtgtgtgtagggggggaactgtttaacttatttatttgaaGCTAGTGTTCCAGAGAAAATCATCTGTGAACTATTGCTTTATAGTAATGTCTATTACAGTTTACTGACATCTCATTTTCTATCATCCCTAGAATTTCAGGTCAGCCATTCTTTTAAATGAAACATAAACCCTCTGAAAGTCAGGAATTCTCTGGATGGAGTACAACTCTGTCCCTGGGGTATAAACATTCTGTGCTCACACAGCCTTCACCTAGTGTAACAAATGAGGTATTTTCCTTGACTTCTATTTGTATGTTTACTTTGAACGTTTGCTTGAAAACTCTCTACACGAAACTGTTGTTGCCTGTCAGACTCCCTAATAAAGCTGTTTAGCTTTGTTATTTTGTCTTAACTCAGACTTTAGTCATCTGCCTAGAAAGTCACTCTTGGGAATCTCATTCACTCTCTCAGTTGCAAACAGCACCTGTGTTCTGGAACGCCCAAATCTACCTCCTGTCCCAATCTCTTATCTAAACTCTAGCTACCCCCCTCCgtggggtgggataaattaggagtttgggacactatatataaaatagataatcaacaaggacctactgtatagcataaggaactatactcagtatttaataacctgtatgggaaaagaatctgaaaaaaaaataggtatatatgtatgtataactgaatcactttgctgtacacctgaaactaacacattgtaaatcaactatacttcaatttaaaaaaacaaaactctagtCCCATACAACTTAGCACCTtcggttttattttcttcaacccAGATTAATCAAATTTTGCTTGAATTATCAGCTTTTCCTTAAGGGTAACCATGCATAATCACTATGAAACCTGCTGTGAAACTTCACCATTCACACAGACAAACCATGAGTCGGAGAACTCATTTTGTTGCTATTAGCTTCAAATAAGTCAAAACCAAATCCTATCATATCAGGCCTGCAACAAAAGTCGCTGGGTTAAACCCCCTGCTTGTCATCATActatgaaaaaaagaagagttgaCATTTAACAGTCACCCCATCCTTTTAGCTTTGAGAACAGTACTGGAGGGATTTCCTGCTGTCTAAATTCAAGCTGGGATTTCAGAGTTAGCTTATTAGCACGCTGGGGAAAATCACCCGTTTAGATGGTGGGAAGAACAAACCTATCTATTGTTTCTATCCACTGTTTTCTATCAATGGATAGAAAACATAGCTGGTGATGTTTTAAATGAGAATCTTTGTGGCTTCTCATATTCCTAACTTGTATTACATTCTTGCTCAAAAAAGGGCCCCTGTTCCTTCCATCTGTCTTACCAGATTTTGGGTTTGGCTGCGCTGGCTGTGGACTCCCTGGCAATACCGACTCTGCTGACCGCTTTGGGCGCCCTACTCGGTCTCAACTCCAGTCGGCCTCGATCATTGCAAACAGTTGGCTTAGCCTTTGCTTAATGTCAGGCTCACTGGGGGCACGACAGGACTTTGTGTGCACTCTGATGTGTTCGGCGAGTTTCGACTTATAAATGAAGCCCTTGCCGCAGTCTGCACAGGCGAACGGCCTATCGGGCCTGTGGATGCGCTGGTGCCGAAGCATGTGGCCCCTCTCCCGGAAGTTTTTATTGCACTCGGGGCAGCGGAAAGGCCTCTCACCGGTGTGCAGGCCCTGGTGGCTGAGCAGCTGCGCCTTCAAGCGGAAGCTCTTGTCGCACTGGGGACACTGAAAGGGCTTCTCGCCCGTGTGCGTCCTGATGTGCTCCACGAGCTTGGACTGCTTAGCGAAGCCTTTGCCACACTCGCAGGAGAAGGGCATCCGGCCGCCGTGCAGCAGCCGGTGCGCCTTCATGTCGGCCTTCACGCGGTAGCTCTTGCCGCAGTCGGGGCACGGGAAGGGCCTCTCGCCCGTGTGCAGGCGCTGGTGGCTCCGCAGCTGCCCCTTGAGACGGAAGCGGCGGCTGCAGTCGGGGCAGCCGAAGGGCCGCTCGCCGCTGTGCACGCGGAAGTGCTCGGCCAGCTTGGATGGCCGCGTGAAGCCCTTGCCGCACTCCGCGCACTGGAAGGGCCGCTCGCGGCTGTGCGTGCGCTCATGCGCCTTCAGGATGCCCTTCAGGCGGAAGCTCTTGCCGCACTCGGGACAGCCGAAGGGCCGCTCTCCGCTGTGCACCCGCAGGTGCTCGCGCAGCTTGCACGGGTGGGCGAAGCCGCGGCCGCACTCGCCGCAGGAGAGCGGCCTCTCGCCGCCGTGCCTCCTCAGCCGGAAGCCCAGGCCGCACTCCGAGCACGCGAAAGGCTGCTCGTCTGAATGCAGCCGCCGGTGGAGCCGCAGCCGCCCGCGCTGGCGGGAGGCCCGGCCGCACTCGGCGCACCGGAAGGGCCGCTCTGCGCTGTGCACGTGGGTGTGGTCTGGAAGCCCGCACTGCGGGGAGGAGTGCCGGCTGCACGGGCCGCAGGAGGCCGGCCTCTCCGCGCCGGGGCCGGGCTCGAGAGATTCCGGGCGCTCCTCGCCAGCCGGGCTCAGGCCTCGCTTCTCTCCCGAGCGCGGGAGCTCAGCCTGCTCGGAGGCGGCCCTGGCGCCCTCTCTCCGGGAGCCTGGCCTCTCCGCGCCGGGAGGGCCCCGGGGGCCTCTCTCGTCGCAGCCGGGGCACTGGGAAGGCCTCGGCCCCGCGCGCAGGTGGTGGGCGTACATTTCACACTCGCTGCCCAGCAGCTGGCTCTCCTCGGGGTGGATTGCCAGGGGTCTAAGCAAACACGACTTCCGGGGGAAGCCCCGCCCACATTCTGGACAGCGGAAGTGCCTCTGTCCCCGAGGGATGCTCAGGGGCTGTTGTACCTCGGTTTGGTTGCGGAATTGATTCCAGGCCCTGTGTGGCGGGTCCTTCGAGTGGCTCCCCTGGTGCTGCTCTGAGAGGTTCTTCCAAAAGCCTTCCCCACAGACGGGGCAAGGGTGCTGGGGGCCCTCCCCGGAGGTTTCCTGGAAGCCTGGGAGACCGAGGGTCCTGGGCCTTACGATTCTGTCTCTTCGGGTGGGTTCCCTGGAGCTGTGGACTAGTGGACCTAGAGCCCGAGTATCATGTCTGTGTGGGTTCAGGAGGGCGACGACTTGGTCAGGCCTGAAGGAAACATCTTCACTTTTTCCTAAAAAGGGTTCAGAGGAACGCTGGCTCTGAAGAGGATCTACTTGGAAATGGCAGTGGGCTTCTCCTGGTTTCACAGCTTGCTGGCTTCctgaaattgaaaagaaaacttcAGTCAGTATCCCAGCCTATGACATGACCAAGGCTTATGTGGCCGTAGCAGTGACCTGAGGTGGCCTGGAAGCCCAGCTTCCGCTGAACTAAACCGGCAGCTCCTTTCAGTGGGGGTCAGTTTCATGACCAGGAGTTTGGTGAGAGTCTGCTGAAACTAAACTGAACAGACCTATCTTAGAATAATACTGAAAAGAGAACATGTAAGTCACAAATGTAGGGCCtaagctttggaatcagactggGTTCGAATCCCATTTGTCCACTGTGCAAACTTTGTCAAACTCATCTCTGGCTTCAGTTCCTTCTCCTGTACAAATGGAAACAGTACATAAGATTGTTGTGAGAACTGTATGAGTTAACAGGGCCACCAGACTTGTCCCATTTGGATGCGCAGACATTCCTGGAGTCAAAAAAtaatgacagggacttccctggtggtccagtggttaagacttcaccttccaatgcagggggtgtgggttcaatccctggtcagggagctaagatctcacatgcctcctcaccaaaaaaccaaaacataaaacagaagcaataatgtaacaaattcaataaagactttaaaaaagataaaataaaataatgatggcAGTGTTACTGACAGGCCCTGGCTAACACTATGATTCCATATACTCCAGGAGCTGTCCTAAGACCAGATGTTCCTCCCTCCTCGTCTCTATTCCTACCAACGTTGTAAAAAGGTTTCTTGGAAGAATTGCTAACAGAcagaaaaagtgaaataatttgtGAAGAAAAACTCTTTCTCTCCTGAAAGAAGcagctaaaaattaaataaactactGACAACATTTCTTGGAATGATGCTCCCATTTGACTTTTTTTCATACTTTAATACTGACCCTTAAGAATCCAAAAATCTCAGACTCTCCCATCATGACAAGAAACAAAAGAGGAGTCTctattcctcccacccccccccactaCTGAGAATACTTCATATTTGCTGAACTCCTACTGTGTTGCCAGGTATCTTTGTAACAGTTTACATAcattaacccatttaatcctataatttaggtacttttattatcttcattttataggtcAGGAAATTGAAATACTATgaggttgaataacttgcccaaggtcacctggaAAAGGCAAGATCCAGACTCAGGATCCAGAACCCACAACCTTAACTACTATGCTTTACTGCCTTTCTCTAGAATATACCAGGTGTTAAGCCTCAGTCCAGTCAAACAGGAAGTCAAGGTCAGAGAACTGGAACTAAGAAACCTGAATGGGATGTCTTAAGGACAGGGCACTGATTTCTTAATACTCACCCCCAAACAGTTGTCCCTCAATAACTGGATCCAAATGCAAATCAGCAGAGGAGCAAattatgtttcctgatttctgtgATTCTCCCCAGTTCCTGAAGAGTTCTCTCCCCTGTTCAAGCCAGGATATTAGTTCTGGTTTGGGAAGTCCATCATCTGTACAGAGAAGTCAAACAGGGTAGTTTGGTTTCCTTGAGCACTGAATTTAAAGCACAATGAGCTGTTTTTAAATTCTCAAATTTACTCCTGGGAAAATGTAtgagaagagatttttttaaatagattataGGTTTACACAAAGAAAAGCAGAACTGCCCACATATTATAACAGTGGTTCCTAATCTACCTGGACCTGTTAGATGACTCTGTGTTTGATTTTGTCTTGGTCCCAATATATCTAGCAATGCTGCATTTTGTCATAGGTTTCTTAAAACTCACCAGTATTGTGCTTTGAGAATCGTGGGACAACCCCTGAGACAACTGGAGATATCTTGGGAATAGGGGGTATATGAAAATAAGAACTGGAGCTTCAGCTAAAATATTCTGAGAAGTACTTCCAGTGACAGTGCTAATCACAACCTAAAACACAGTTGAGTTCTGCTAGAATAGAAGGGGGTTgcaatgaatgaaatgaacaaattaaaatattacaagATTCCCATTTCCCTGTAAAAAAtgtttactctgtgtattttcaaGTAAAACTTTCTttcagtaatatatatatttaaaagaaccaAAAGTATGCTTCATGGATTGCTAGAGGGAGACTAGCAGATGGTCCAAATCAGAGAAAGAGGATAAGCTGGGCAATGCTGAGGGATTTTAGGGATAAAATGTCAGAGTGACATAGTACATTAGCCCTCTGAAATCTGACTTCAACCCCAAAAGAATTCCAAGCCTGCTCTCATGAAAAAAGGAATCACTATCTTTTATTTAAATCCATACAcctaaaacaaatatcatataatatcgcttatatgtggaatctagaaaaaaggtacagatgaacttacttgcaaagcagaaatagagacacaaatgtagagaacaaacatgtggataccaaggggggaagggggggtgagatgaattgggatattgggattgacatatatacactactatatataaaatagataactaatgagaacctactgtataacacagggaactctactcagtgctctgtggtgacctaaatgggaaggaaatctaaaaaagaggggatatatgtatacgtataactgattcactttgctgtacagcagaaactaacacaacattgtaaagcaactatactccaataaaaattaattaaaaaaataaatccatacacCTATTCTCAGTCTTCATCTGGGTTGAACTCTcagcatcttttaaaataaaactatttttcaaaaaaaaattaagaaaacaagtcCATTTACAAgaacatcaaaaagagtaaaatacttaggaataaatttaataaaagaaacataagactTGCACAACACAAATCATAAAATGTTGTTGAAAGTAATTTTAGAAGTcctaaaaaaaaagtactaaataaatgaaatgatatcccatgttcatgaattggaagacttagtACTGTTAAGATGACAATATTCCCCAAACcccatctgcctttttttttttttttggcagaaattgacaaactgaccCTAAAGCAatggtaattaaaacagtgtggtactggcgtAAGACTAGACATATAGATCCATGAAACAGACtcgagaatccagaaataaactccgACATTTACGGTTAATTGGTTTTCCAAAAGGgtgccaagataattcaatgggggaaagaatagtcttttcaacaaatggtgtagggacaactggatatccatatgcaaaagaggCTGGATCCCTATATCACACAGTgtgaaaaaattaactcaaaatggatcaaagaaggaaaaaaaaggatcaaagacctaaatatacgcactaaaactataaaactcttagaagaaaacataggagtggATCTTTGTGACACTGAATTAGGCAATggcttcttagatatgacaccaaaagctcaagaaacaaaagaaaaagtaaactggAATTCatcaaaacttaaaacttttgtgcttcaaaggactcCATCAAAAAGGGAACAGGTAACCCAAGAAacggagaaaatatctgcaaatcatatatctgacataCTGATATACTGAACCCTTGTTCAGTATTCAGAACAAATAGAGAACACTTATAacccaacaataaaaagacaaatagcccactataaaaatgggcaaagtatttgaatagacatttctccaaagaagatacacaaacgaaaagatgctcaacatgattagtcattaaggaaatgcaaaccaaacccACATTGATACACCACTTCACATCTATTTGATCttttgttgggtcttcattgctgtgcgtgggctttctctagttgggtcgagcaggggctactcttcactgtgatgtgcgggcttctcattgcagtggcttctcttgttgtggggcacgggctctaggagcatgggcttcagtagctgtggcacgcgggctcaacagttgtggctcatgggctctagagcgcaggctcagtagttgtgaagcacgggcttagttgctccacgacatgtgggatcttcccgaaccagggatcaaacccatggcccctgcactggcaggcagaatcttaaccactgcgccaccatagAAGTCCACATCCATTTGATCTTCATGCTTGGAACATTCTTTTTGGGTGGCACAGGGTTCATGAcacaagattatttttcttttctctatagaTTCAATTACTTTAATTGGTTCTTCgctaacaatgaaaaaaatgtaatatcttgtattaatattttagaaacaCTGTATAGAAACTGGAAATCTTAATTATGGTAATGGAACAGAACATAATTATTAGAAACATTGCAATATAAAAGAAGTGGTTTGGCTGTCAGACGCTGGCAAGAGAAGTGGAGGGAATATGGGAGAACTAATTACCTTCATAGACTGAAAGAATAAAGAGATATAATATAAAGTTCATGAAACATGATCTAgaagtttattatttaaattataaaggTGGCCAACAGAGGCATTAAAAAactatcaggggcttccctggcggtccagtggttaagactccacactgccaatgcagggggcatgcat is drawn from Eschrichtius robustus isolate mEscRob2 chromosome 8, mEscRob2.pri, whole genome shotgun sequence and contains these coding sequences:
- the ZNF786 gene encoding zinc finger protein 786, with protein sequence MAEPAPLPLTFEDVAVYFSEQEWRNLEAWQKELYKQVMRTNYEILVSLDDGLPKPELISWLEQGRELFRNWGESQKSGNIICSSADLHLDPVIEGQLFGGSQQAVKPGEAHCHFQVDPLQSQRSSEPFLGKSEDVSFRPDQVVALLNPHRHDTRALGPLVHSSREPTRRDRIVRPRTLGLPGFQETSGEGPQHPCPVCGEGFWKNLSEQHQGSHSKDPPHRAWNQFRNQTEVQQPLSIPRGQRHFRCPECGRGFPRKSCLLRPLAIHPEESQLLGSECEMYAHHLRAGPRPSQCPGCDERGPRGPPGAERPGSRREGARAASEQAELPRSGEKRGLSPAGEERPESLEPGPGAERPASCGPCSRHSSPQCGLPDHTHVHSAERPFRCAECGRASRQRGRLRLHRRLHSDEQPFACSECGLGFRLRRHGGERPLSCGECGRGFAHPCKLREHLRVHSGERPFGCPECGKSFRLKGILKAHERTHSRERPFQCAECGKGFTRPSKLAEHFRVHSGERPFGCPDCSRRFRLKGQLRSHQRLHTGERPFPCPDCGKSYRVKADMKAHRLLHGGRMPFSCECGKGFAKQSKLVEHIRTHTGEKPFQCPQCDKSFRLKAQLLSHQGLHTGERPFRCPECNKNFRERGHMLRHQRIHRPDRPFACADCGKGFIYKSKLAEHIRVHTKSCRAPSEPDIKQRLSQLFAMIEADWS